In Panacibacter ginsenosidivorans, the following proteins share a genomic window:
- the tamL gene encoding translocation and assembly module lipoprotein TamL — translation MMRLQNISGIFFLLSLCACSVTKQLPQNDALYAGSKVEIKRSSDSVKLNKKLLTEELEDLIRPKPNASFLGIKFKLMIFNMIDTPKKDHGLMHWLKYKVGEPPVLASSVNLEKNRLIMQNRIENRGYFKTEVTVDTVIKNKKMNVTYAANLLQRYIIRNVYYPTDSGQIYTIIRRITKASPLKPGRPYNLSAIMYERDRIDARLKENGFYYFNPDDIIVDVDSSLGQHKIDMYVRIKKQTPFNHLVNYRINDVVVYADYHINADTAARALDKTKKFQGYTIIDPEQKFNPKIFPQTLVFKPKSIYKRSDHSRALNRLVSLGVYKFVKVRFEEVDTSNRPLLNAFYYLTPMPKKSLSLEVSGLTKSNNATGTNVSLNWKNRNAFKGAELFTATVFGGFEKQVSAQQRVNTIRGGVDLNLVIPRVIGPVPIKNNSAFVPQTVVNLGYELFSRDTQYTLSSAKASLGYRWKRSVSTEHEWKFLSVNYVRPTNIKPDFQLGLDTNITLARSIEKQFIIGMTYNYNYNSQAVPNKKKNNYYFNGNADVSGNVLGIITGANAESGNQKNILGTPFSQYIRGEADFRHYMRIGKNNVLASRFFAGAGYAWGNSLTMPFVKEFFAGGVNSIRAFRARGLGPGSYYAGNPKDVYVADQPGDIRLEMNTELRAKLVSFLYGAVFVDAGNVWLFKEDPSRPGGKFTGNFLSQVAVGTGIGLRVDVSFFVLRADLAFPIRKPYITTGSKWVFDQINFGDNEWRRNNLILNIAIGYPF, via the coding sequence ATGATGCGTTTACAAAATATATCAGGCATATTTTTTTTATTATCACTCTGTGCATGCAGCGTTACAAAACAGTTGCCGCAGAATGATGCTTTATACGCAGGGTCTAAAGTAGAAATTAAACGTTCGTCAGACAGCGTTAAGTTGAATAAAAAGCTGCTTACAGAAGAACTGGAAGACTTGATAAGGCCAAAACCTAACGCAAGTTTTCTCGGTATAAAATTCAAGCTGATGATCTTTAATATGATTGATACGCCAAAAAAAGATCATGGTCTGATGCACTGGCTTAAATATAAAGTGGGAGAGCCACCGGTACTGGCAAGCAGCGTAAACCTTGAGAAGAACAGGCTCATTATGCAAAACAGGATCGAGAACCGCGGCTACTTTAAAACAGAGGTTACTGTTGATACTGTTATAAAAAATAAGAAGATGAACGTTACGTACGCAGCAAATTTACTGCAGCGTTATATTATACGTAATGTGTATTACCCAACAGATTCAGGGCAGATTTATACGATCATACGGCGTATAACTAAAGCCTCGCCACTTAAGCCCGGCAGACCTTATAATCTTTCGGCTATTATGTATGAACGGGACAGAATTGATGCACGGTTAAAAGAAAATGGCTTTTATTATTTTAATCCCGATGATATCATTGTAGATGTTGATTCATCACTGGGACAGCATAAGATAGATATGTATGTGCGTATAAAGAAGCAAACACCATTTAATCATCTTGTAAACTACAGGATAAATGATGTTGTAGTGTATGCAGATTATCACATAAATGCAGACACTGCTGCACGTGCATTAGATAAAACCAAAAAATTCCAGGGGTACACAATTATTGATCCGGAACAAAAATTCAATCCAAAAATATTTCCTCAAACACTGGTATTTAAACCAAAGTCAATTTATAAAAGATCAGACCACTCACGGGCATTGAACAGGCTGGTTAGTCTGGGTGTATATAAGTTTGTAAAAGTGCGTTTTGAGGAAGTGGATACCTCAAACAGACCATTGCTTAATGCTTTCTATTATCTTACCCCGATGCCAAAAAAATCACTCAGTCTTGAAGTGTCGGGGCTTACCAAATCAAACAATGCCACTGGTACTAATGTTTCCCTCAACTGGAAGAACAGGAATGCTTTTAAAGGCGCAGAGCTTTTTACAGCAACTGTATTTGGTGGTTTTGAAAAGCAGGTGTCTGCCCAGCAGCGGGTAAATACTATAAGAGGTGGTGTAGATCTTAATCTTGTAATACCAAGGGTTATTGGTCCTGTTCCTATAAAGAACAACAGTGCATTTGTGCCACAGACAGTGGTCAATCTTGGGTATGAATTATTTTCAAGAGATACACAATACACATTAAGTTCAGCAAAAGCAAGCCTGGGTTATCGCTGGAAACGAAGTGTTAGTACTGAACATGAATGGAAATTCCTTTCAGTTAATTATGTCAGGCCCACCAACATTAAACCTGATTTTCAGTTGGGGCTTGATACAAATATTACACTTGCCCGGAGTATTGAAAAGCAGTTCATCATTGGGATGACATATAATTACAATTACAATTCACAGGCTGTACCCAATAAGAAAAAAAATAATTATTACTTTAATGGCAATGCAGATGTTTCTGGTAATGTATTAGGTATTATTACAGGTGCAAATGCTGAAAGCGGCAATCAAAAAAATATTTTAGGTACACCATTTTCTCAGTACATAAGAGGCGAAGCAGATTTCAGGCACTACATGCGCATCGGGAAAAATAATGTACTGGCAAGCCGCTTTTTTGCAGGCGCAGGCTATGCATGGGGCAATAGTTTGACTATGCCTTTTGTAAAAGAATTTTTTGCGGGTGGCGTAAATAGTATTCGTGCATTTCGTGCAAGAGGCTTAGGGCCTGGTTCTTATTATGCGGGCAATCCAAAAGATGTATATGTAGCGGACCAGCCCGGAGATATACGACTTGAAATGAACACGGAACTTCGTGCAAAACTCGTTTCATTTTTATACGGAGCAGTGTTTGTGGATGCAGGTAATGTTTGGTTGTTTAAAGAAGACCCATCGCGGCCAGGCGGTAAATTCACCGGCAATTTTCTTTCGCAGGTGGCTGTTGGTACCGGCATTGGCTTACGTGTAGATGTAAGTTTTTTTGTATTGCGTGCAGATCTTGCCTTTCCAATACGCAAGCCTTATATAACAACGGGTTCCAAATGGGTATTTGATCAGATCAATTTTGGAGATAATGAGTGGCGCAGAAATAACCTGATTCTTAATATTGCTATCGGTTATCCTTTCTGA
- a CDS encoding translocation/assembly module TamB domain-containing protein — translation MTGKKIFRKSLKIVAWIVGSIIALLLLILILIQIPAVQNFAKDKIVAYLENKIHTKVSIERLSIVFPKQIVLEHVYFEDQQRDTLLAGGKIQLDIAMLKLLSNKVQVDYLGLQDMYINVKRVKPGYVFNYDYIIKAFAPSDTTSSSSESSSMTFQLGEVVLKNIRLKYKDDVTGNDGIFRLGKLETNIKAFDPGNSHYAIPDINIEDISSSLRQYKPLIEPKPQAVVEAKSNEPINIDLQLNNIGLKQIRFDYINDVSAVKSSLNLGQLEIVVNKIDLSKLYIDLKKIQLSNTAVNIELGKSQQAIVAKQEIKKEAAAQANNPWKIEVAGIALDNNQLNYNDNNFKRIPQGIDYNHIAITGFSLAVKDLAITPAEYKGMLAKLNFKEQSGLEVKELHTNFLYNDKEAMLKSLVLKTGNSVINTNLQAKYPSIDAVIKNPALLYVDAALSNTSVAVKDILLIKPSLQEQLKGNEASVIKINGQAKGYVNNIAIPSFSLSGLGQTSIQLAGKIKGLPNAETAYYDMQFSKFNTTKKDILAVLPDNTLPDNIQLPDAINTSGFFKGTINNFSSHLKANTNKGNADLVADVAGKGKTYNIKATLKEVDIGYIFKQPENFGTVTMQVSAKGNGVDYKTMNTVLNANVNSATVNGYTYKDLKLDATLNNGEAIVKSVINDPNIRYTLDATANIKSTYPSLKMQLQLDTLNLYALHFMDSLFTLHTNINADMASTNADSLIGNIFITNTSLLNIDGTHTTDSIKIVAERNENIQSIVLNSEAANIDWKGKYKLTETGGLLMQSIKHYYNIANTVTDTIFSSQQWVMNILINPSAPLVLQFVPGLKGSDTLGAHIVFNSEANDLNIKIGSPHIRYGEQSIDNLVLTTTTTSQQLNYAIKADRLGSKSFRLYNTSVDGKLANNELFANILLKDRSGKDRYHLSAKADQPGNHAYRLSLNADSLLLNYEKWQVSNDNYIQYDTSGIIANNFAFSHNEQSLMINSETKSTTAPIDVIFKDFYLKTLTNFADQDSLFLDGVVNGKAMIKNVITAPVFTSDITIKDMSYKTDTIGNVSIKVDNETANAFSTNMKIEGHGNDVQLSGQYFTGESRMDLKLNINNIDLSTVKNFTAGQLKEASGSLKGNIAIAGTIKRPDINGSLHFSDASVTPTMLGEQFKLTNEEIKVNNEGIIFNNFTMADSAGNKAILNGKVITTDFTDYAFDLNFKADDFTAINSTKADNPLFYGKLNIDADVKIGGNMEVPTVKAAIRANRNTDFVLVLPSDDPEVVSREGVVNFINTKAIEDTTTLEAVLDSAIQYKSLAGADIDVTFETDTAAAFTLIIDERNGDALKVKGDAELTGGIDQSGKLTMTGNYELQQGSYQVTLSVLKKKFDIQKGSVITWKGDPTEADVNITALYEIKTAPIDLLEDQLTGKSETDVNKFKQKIPVQVFLKMSGDLLKPAITFDIALPSSISSQWKDVEDKLTQLRTNESEMNKQVFSLLLLGRFTQEDPFVSAAGGSNEALVRQSVSRILTDQLNKLASSLVKGVDINVGLNSDEDYSTGTAQSRTDLSVAVSKSLLNDRLRVTVGSDFQVEGTAATNQNTSNIAGDVQLDYQLTRDGRYRLRAYRVNKYEGVVEGQVVETGLTFVFTLDYDQFREIFNKSRKNKKRNDK, via the coding sequence GTGACAGGAAAAAAAATCTTTCGCAAATCTTTAAAAATAGTTGCATGGATCGTGGGCAGCATTATTGCCTTGCTATTACTTATACTTATACTTATACAGATACCCGCTGTACAGAATTTTGCAAAAGATAAAATTGTTGCTTACCTAGAAAATAAGATCCATACAAAAGTTTCAATTGAAAGACTTTCTATTGTTTTTCCTAAGCAGATCGTACTTGAGCACGTATATTTCGAAGATCAGCAAAGAGATACGTTACTCGCAGGCGGAAAGATACAGTTAGATATTGCCATGCTAAAACTCCTGAGCAATAAAGTGCAGGTAGATTATCTGGGCTTGCAGGACATGTATATAAATGTAAAGCGGGTAAAGCCTGGTTATGTTTTTAATTACGATTATATTATTAAAGCTTTTGCGCCTTCAGATACAACTTCGTCTTCTTCAGAAAGCAGTTCTATGACCTTTCAGTTAGGTGAGGTTGTTTTAAAAAATATCCGTTTAAAGTATAAAGATGACGTTACTGGTAACGATGGTATATTTCGTTTGGGAAAACTTGAAACAAATATTAAAGCTTTTGATCCCGGTAATTCTCATTATGCAATTCCAGACATTAATATTGAAGATATTAGTTCTTCACTCAGGCAATATAAACCATTAATTGAGCCAAAGCCCCAGGCGGTTGTAGAAGCAAAAAGCAATGAGCCCATTAATATAGATCTACAGTTAAATAATATTGGTCTTAAACAAATACGATTCGATTACATAAATGATGTTTCAGCAGTAAAAAGTAGTTTGAACCTCGGGCAGCTTGAAATAGTTGTAAATAAAATTGACCTTTCAAAATTATATATTGATCTAAAAAAAATTCAATTAAGCAATACTGCTGTTAATATTGAATTAGGCAAGTCACAACAGGCCATAGTTGCAAAACAGGAAATAAAAAAAGAGGCAGCAGCACAGGCAAACAATCCATGGAAAATTGAAGTAGCCGGTATTGCTCTTGACAACAACCAGCTTAATTATAACGATAATAATTTTAAAAGAATCCCTCAGGGCATAGATTACAATCATATTGCGATAACAGGATTTTCACTTGCTGTAAAGGATCTTGCTATTACTCCTGCAGAATACAAAGGCATGTTGGCAAAACTCAATTTTAAAGAGCAAAGTGGCCTGGAGGTTAAGGAATTACATACTAATTTTTTATACAACGATAAAGAAGCAATGCTTAAAAGCCTGGTATTAAAAACAGGAAACTCTGTCATCAATACTAATCTCCAGGCAAAATACCCGTCTATTGATGCTGTTATAAAGAACCCTGCATTGCTCTATGTTGATGCTGCTTTATCAAACACTTCAGTTGCTGTAAAGGATATTTTGTTAATCAAACCTTCTCTGCAGGAACAATTAAAAGGCAATGAAGCAAGTGTTATTAAAATAAACGGACAAGCCAAAGGTTATGTAAATAATATTGCTATACCTTCCTTTAGTTTAAGTGGTCTGGGACAAACAAGCATACAACTTGCAGGAAAAATTAAAGGGTTGCCAAATGCTGAAACTGCCTACTATGATATGCAGTTCAGCAAATTCAATACAACCAAAAAAGATATACTCGCAGTACTTCCTGATAACACCCTCCCGGATAATATTCAATTACCAGATGCAATCAATACTTCCGGTTTTTTCAAGGGCACCATTAATAATTTCAGTAGTCATTTAAAGGCAAATACTAATAAAGGTAATGCTGATCTTGTAGCAGATGTAGCGGGCAAGGGCAAAACGTATAACATAAAAGCAACCTTGAAAGAAGTAGATATTGGATATATTTTTAAGCAGCCGGAAAACTTTGGCACGGTAACTATGCAGGTCAGCGCGAAAGGAAACGGAGTTGATTATAAGACAATGAATACAGTTCTTAATGCAAATGTCAATTCCGCAACTGTAAACGGGTATACGTATAAAGATCTTAAGCTTGATGCTACACTAAATAACGGAGAGGCTATTGTTAAGTCTGTTATTAACGATCCTAATATCCGCTACACGCTTGATGCAACTGCTAACATAAAAAGCACCTATCCTTCGCTAAAAATGCAATTACAGCTGGATACACTAAACCTTTATGCACTACATTTCATGGATAGCTTATTTACACTGCACACAAATATTAATGCTGATATGGCTTCCACTAACGCTGATTCTTTGATAGGGAATATCTTTATTACCAATACTAGCCTGTTAAATATTGATGGAACTCACACAACAGATTCAATAAAAATTGTTGCAGAAAGAAATGAGAATATCCAATCAATAGTACTTAATTCAGAAGCGGCAAACATTGACTGGAAAGGAAAATACAAATTAACAGAAACAGGCGGATTGCTAATGCAAAGCATTAAACACTATTACAATATTGCAAATACAGTAACGGATACAATTTTTTCTTCACAGCAATGGGTAATGAATATACTTATTAACCCTTCTGCACCATTGGTTCTACAATTTGTTCCTGGATTAAAAGGTTCTGATACATTGGGGGCACATATTGTTTTTAACAGTGAAGCAAATGATCTTAATATTAAAATAGGCTCCCCGCATATCAGGTATGGAGAACAAAGTATAGATAATCTGGTGCTAACAACTACTACAACATCTCAGCAATTGAATTATGCAATAAAAGCAGACCGGTTGGGAAGTAAGTCATTCCGGTTGTATAATACTTCCGTGGATGGCAAACTTGCTAATAATGAATTATTCGCAAACATATTGTTGAAAGACAGATCAGGTAAGGATCGCTATCATTTATCTGCTAAGGCTGATCAGCCGGGCAATCATGCTTACCGGTTGTCATTAAACGCAGACAGCCTTTTATTGAATTATGAAAAATGGCAGGTTAGCAATGACAACTATATTCAGTATGATACATCCGGAATTATAGCGAACAATTTTGCGTTTAGCCACAATGAACAATCATTGATGATTAACAGTGAAACCAAATCAACTACAGCACCAATCGATGTAATATTCAAAGATTTTTACTTAAAGACACTCACAAATTTTGCTGACCAGGATTCTCTTTTTTTAGATGGTGTAGTCAATGGCAAAGCAATGATAAAGAATGTAATAACAGCGCCTGTTTTTACTTCTGATATAACAATTAAAGACATGAGTTATAAAACCGATACCATCGGTAATGTATCTATAAAAGTGGATAATGAAACAGCCAATGCTTTCTCCACTAATATGAAGATCGAAGGCCACGGAAATGATGTGCAGTTATCCGGCCAATATTTTACAGGAGAAAGCAGGATGGATCTCAAACTCAATATCAATAATATCGATCTCTCCACTGTAAAGAATTTTACCGCAGGGCAATTGAAAGAGGCATCCGGAAGTCTTAAAGGAAATATTGCAATTGCCGGCACAATCAAAAGGCCAGACATCAACGGCAGCTTACATTTCAGCGATGCAAGCGTAACGCCAACCATGTTGGGTGAACAGTTTAAGCTTACGAATGAAGAAATAAAAGTAAATAATGAAGGTATTATATTTAACAACTTTACCATGGCAGATTCTGCAGGCAACAAAGCAATATTAAATGGTAAAGTAATAACAACAGATTTTACTGATTATGCCTTCGATCTTAATTTTAAAGCTGATGATTTTACTGCTATCAATTCTACAAAAGCAGATAATCCGCTTTTCTATGGAAAACTCAATATTGATGCGGATGTAAAGATCGGTGGTAATATGGAGGTGCCAACTGTTAAGGCAGCAATAAGAGCAAACAGGAATACTGATTTTGTTTTGGTTTTGCCATCAGATGATCCTGAAGTGGTCAGTCGCGAAGGAGTAGTGAATTTTATAAATACAAAAGCTATTGAAGATACAACAACTCTTGAGGCAGTGCTGGATTCTGCTATTCAATACAAGTCGCTGGCAGGAGCAGATATAGATGTAACTTTTGAGACAGACACGGCGGCTGCATTTACACTTATTATTGATGAAAGAAATGGGGATGCATTAAAAGTAAAAGGCGATGCAGAACTCACCGGTGGTATTGATCAAAGTGGCAAACTTACCATGACCGGCAATTATGAATTGCAGCAGGGCTCTTACCAGGTTACGCTAAGTGTGCTCAAAAAGAAATTTGATATACAAAAAGGCAGTGTGATCACCTGGAAAGGCGATCCTACAGAAGCAGATGTAAACATCACTGCTTTGTATGAAATAAAAACAGCACCTATAGATCTTCTGGAAGATCAGCTAACAGGCAAGTCTGAAACCGATGTTAATAAGTTCAAACAAAAAATACCTGTGCAGGTATTTCTTAAAATGAGTGGCGACCTGCTGAAGCCGGCAATAACTTTTGATATTGCGCTTCCCTCTTCTATCTCTTCGCAATGGAAAGATGTGGAAGATAAATTAACGCAGTTGCGCACAAATGAATCGGAAATGAACAAACAAGTCTTTTCATTACTCCTGCTGGGCCGTTTTACACAGGAAGATCCTTTTGTTTCTGCCGCCGGTGGCAGTAATGAAGCGCTTGTTCGCCAAAGTGTAAGCAGAATATTGACCGATCAGTTAAACAAGCTTGCGAGTAGTCTTGTAAAAGGTGTAGACATAAATGTTGGGCTTAATTCTGATGAAGATTATTCAACAGGCACGGCACAAAGCAGAACCGACCTTAGTGTAGCTGTTTCAAAATCTTTACTTAACGACAGACTTCGTGTAACGGTAGGCAGCGATTTTCAGGTAGAGGGCACGGCTGCCACAAATCAGAACACATCAAACATTGCCGGCGATGTGCAACTCGATTACCAGCTTACAAGAGATGGCCGTTATCGTTTGCGTGCTTACCGCGTAAATAAATATGAAGGCGTAGTAGAAGGCCAGGTTGTAGAAACAGGCTTAACATTTGTATTCACTTTAGATTACGATCAGTTCAGGGAAATATTCAACAAAAGCAGGAAAAATAAAAAAAGGAATGATAAATAA